In Methanolacinia paynteri, one DNA window encodes the following:
- a CDS encoding gamma carbonic anhydrase family protein yields MSSNTLRNDALFIAENATVIGDVSLGKDTGIWFGAVLRADNEKITIGEGSNVQDNCVVHVSKGHPIVIGKNVSIGHGAIVHGCTIRDRVLVGMGSVILNGAEIGEDTIIGAGAVVPENKTIPPGSVVMGVPGKVVKETSEEQKAHILKNSQIYIELAGRYANE; encoded by the coding sequence ATGAGTAGCAATACTCTCAGAAACGACGCTCTTTTCATTGCTGAAAACGCCACCGTAATCGGCGACGTATCCCTCGGGAAGGATACCGGAATCTGGTTCGGGGCCGTGCTCAGGGCCGACAATGAAAAAATAACAATAGGCGAAGGCTCGAACGTGCAGGACAACTGCGTAGTGCACGTCTCCAAAGGCCACCCCATAGTCATCGGGAAGAACGTATCGATAGGCCACGGTGCAATCGTCCACGGGTGCACCATCAGGGACAGGGTTCTCGTCGGGATGGGATCGGTGATCCTCAACGGGGCCGAGATCGGCGAAGACACCATCATCGGAGCGGGAGCCGTAGTGCCCGAGAACAAGACGATCCCCCCGGGCTCCGTTGTCATGGGAGTGCCCGGAAAGGTCGTAAAGGAGACCTCCGAAGAGCAGAAGGCCCACATCCTTAAGAATTCGCAGATCTATATCGAACTTGCAGGGAGATACGCCAATGAGTGA
- a CDS encoding CoB--CoM heterodisulfide reductase iron-sulfur subunit A family protein translates to MSEIAVIGAGAAGIQAALDAANRGIKVHLIEREPTIGGRMAQLDKTFPTNDCSMCILSPKMVEAERNENIILHTLTEPVSLEGEVGNFRLTLLRHPRYVDAELCNGCGDCYEVCPVEVYNRYDAGLGVRKAIYKPHAQIVPNLAIRDPEHCIDCGLCYDVCGREAVRHDDEDSEEEFTINVAAIIIATGYDTYNPEKKAELMYLRHPDVITSLEFERMICASGPTGGKLRKLSNGEKPRSIVFVQCIGSRDLTIDRCYCSCVCCMYAIKNAMLIKEKNPDTEVTMLYMDIRAYGKGYEEYYERAKNLGINFIRGRPGEILEKPGKGLEIMVEDTETREFLKLSPDLVVLSVGMQPSKGADRIAEIFGIKTEDSGFFSSPEMKLNPVGTIRPGIYIAGAASAPKDIPDSVTQGEAA, encoded by the coding sequence ATGAGTGAGATCGCGGTGATCGGTGCCGGAGCGGCCGGAATCCAGGCGGCACTCGATGCTGCCAACAGGGGGATCAAAGTCCATCTTATCGAGAGGGAGCCGACGATCGGCGGACGGATGGCTCAGCTCGACAAGACTTTTCCGACAAACGACTGCTCCATGTGCATCCTTTCTCCGAAGATGGTCGAGGCGGAGAGGAACGAGAATATAATACTCCATACGCTCACCGAACCCGTATCACTCGAAGGCGAGGTTGGCAATTTCAGGCTGACACTGCTCCGCCACCCCCGGTACGTCGATGCCGAACTCTGCAACGGCTGCGGGGACTGCTACGAGGTCTGCCCCGTCGAGGTCTACAACAGGTACGACGCGGGCCTCGGGGTCAGGAAAGCGATATACAAGCCGCACGCCCAGATCGTCCCGAACCTCGCGATCCGCGACCCGGAGCACTGCATAGACTGCGGGCTCTGCTACGATGTCTGCGGGAGGGAGGCGGTCCGTCACGACGACGAGGACTCCGAAGAGGAGTTCACCATCAACGTCGCCGCGATAATCATCGCGACCGGCTATGATACATACAACCCCGAGAAGAAGGCCGAACTCATGTATCTCAGGCACCCCGACGTGATCACGAGCCTCGAGTTCGAGCGGATGATCTGTGCGAGCGGACCGACCGGCGGAAAGCTCAGGAAACTCTCGAACGGAGAAAAGCCGAGATCGATCGTCTTCGTCCAGTGTATCGGGTCGAGGGATCTTACGATCGACAGGTGCTACTGCTCGTGCGTCTGCTGCATGTACGCGATAAAGAACGCCATGCTGATAAAGGAGAAGAACCCCGACACCGAGGTCACGATGCTCTACATGGATATCCGGGCCTACGGCAAGGGATACGAGGAATACTACGAGCGGGCGAAGAACCTCGGGATAAATTTCATCAGGGGAAGGCCGGGGGAGATCCTCGAAAAGCCCGGTAAGGGGCTCGAGATCATGGTCGAGGATACCGAGACAAGGGAGTTCCTGAAGCTCAGCCCCGACCTCGTCGTCCTCTCGGTCGGGATGCAGCCCTCGAAGGGTGCCGACAGGATCGCGGAGATCTTCGGGATAAAGACGGAGGACTCGGGATTCTTCAGCTCGCCC